CTACGAGAACATCGTAAAGCGGGTTACCGGCGAGCAAGTGGACAAGTCTTCCCGGTTCACGGATTGGAGCAGACGTCCGCTGACCGACAAGCAATTGCGGTATGCAGCTGCCGACGTGACCCATCTACGCCAGGTGTATGAGCATCTTGGGCGGCGGATTACGAAATCGGGCCGCGCTGAGTGGGTCGCTGAAGAGATGGCAATTCTTCAGGATCCGGACACTTATGAAGTGAAACCCGAGAATGCCTGGAAGCGTCTCAAACTGCGCAATCGGAGCCGCAAGGCTGTGGCAGTGCTGATGGAAACTGCAGCATGGCGTGAACGGGAAGCCCAGGGGCGCAACGTTCCACGTGGCCGTATTCTCAAGGACGATGCGATTCAGGAGCTGGCAACACAGGCGCCGACCTCCACGGAGGCCTTGGCCAATCTACGGGCCGTGCCTCGTGGTTTTTCCCAGAGCCGCCACGCCAAAAGTCTATTGGATGCAGTTCAAGTTGGCCTCAACAAACCCTCGGGTGACGTTCTGATGCCAGAGGCGCCTGAACAACTTCCGCAGGGGTTGGGACCGACAGTCGAACTTCTGAAGGTATTGCTCAAATACAAATGCGAAGCGCATGACGTCGCACAAAAGCTCATCTGCAACGTTGCTGACCTCGAACGGATTGCAGCAGATGACAATGCCAATGTGTCCGCGTTACGGGGATGGCGGCGCGAAATATTCGGCAATGACGCTCTGGATCTGAAGCATGGGCGCCTGTGTCTGGCGATCGAAGATCAAGTAATCAAGCCGGTCCGCCTTGAGCAGAAGGCCGCAGAGTAGCTTTTGGATCGCTAAACGTCAGACACCTGTATGTCAGCTTCAACGCCCATTGCGCGTGCCAGTGCGGAGAGGCGTTTGGCCACCACCTCGCCTAACAGATCCCGCTTGGCGGATGGTACCAGCAGCGTGAGCATGCCCGGCTCCGGCTTGAGCCTGAAACCCGTTACAAGTTTTGGCGCCCCAGCTGAAATTGTATGCCCAAGCCTCAAGGCAAGCCCGACAGCAGAGGCACGACGCGTCCGGTCCTCGTTCAGTAACGCCAACACATGGTCATGATCGCCAGTGCCAAGACCGCTGCGGTATCGATTGGCGACCGCAAGGCTGAGGTAAACGCGACCCGGATGATCAATACCAGACATCGGTGCGCGCAAGATTTCTGTGAGAACGTGCTGAGAGCGATAGTCCGGGTGAATCCGCCAGGCCATGTCGCTCAGGTGGCAGGCGGCCTGATGGAGCCGTCGCTCATCCTTGTCAGCTGTCATCAAAGGCCCCGCCTTGAAGAGCGGCGCGGTAAAGCGCTCAAGCTCCTCCCCATGTTCCGGGAAGCGTCCAAGTCGGCGCCCGACGCCTCGCGACCAACTCAAAAGTGGATCGACCTTGCGTTCGTCTGCAGTAAGGCGGGCATAGAGCAAGCCTTCACGGACACCATAGGCCGAGATGACCATCTTGGAGGCGCCTATGGTCTCGAGCGTTTTTTCAAGCACCAGCGCCGCATAAGGAAGCGTCTCCAGACGTTTGCGAGAAATATCGGGCACACGCTCCAATGATTTGGCGCTCTGACCGGAAACAACTCGTGCGATCTCTATGGCTTCACTCTTGCGAACTGAATAGGCCTGCAGAATACGCAGCGGGTAGTCTTCGCCATGCATGTGCATCCGCGCCAAATTCCGCCAGTTGCCGCCCACTGCATAGAAGTTTTTGACTGATTTCTGGGGCTTCCAGTCCATTTTGCTGAAGGCTTCGGTCACCAGTTTGCGGGCCTTGCTGATGTCGTTGCCCGACAGGTCCATCAATCGCAGAGGCCCCACCGGCAGAGTTACACCTTCGCCATATCGGCCATTGGCAATATCCACCAGTTCGAGACTGCCACCACCCAGATCACCGACAATGCCATCTGCTTCGGGGAAGCCGGCCAGTACGCCTTCTGCTGCATATCGTGCTTCATCCTGACCGGAGAGGATGGAAATTCTCGCACCACATAAATGTTCGGCGCGTTCGATGAAGTAGTCCCCATTGGAGGCTTCACGCACCGCAGCGGTTGCTACCGCATCGACATTGGCAATACCCAGTGCGCGCGTCAGCCCGCGAAAACGCGCAAGAGCTGCCAGCGCACGGTCAATTCCCGCAGGGTCCAACTGGCCGGTCGTGCCGACTGTACGGCCAAGCCCGCACAATACTTTTTCGTTGAAGATGGGAATAGGTGTACGGCGATGGTCCGCATACACCACAAGGCGCACCGAATTTGACCCGATGTCGATGATGCCTACCCCTTCACTCAGGTCAGGCACCTCGCGCAATCTCAGCGCGGTTGGCATTTATGTCCCCCACACAGCACAGGCTGCTTGG
The Pyruvatibacter sp. HU-CL02332 genome window above contains:
- the rnd gene encoding ribonuclease D, with the translated sequence MDIISTTEALNAACATLSSETYVTVDTEFLRDSTYWPVLCLIQVAAPKGEALIIDPLADGLDMAAFYALMANKSVIKVFHAARQDIEIFWHEAKTLPDPLFDTQVAAMVCGFGDSVGYENIVKRVTGEQVDKSSRFTDWSRRPLTDKQLRYAAADVTHLRQVYEHLGRRITKSGRAEWVAEEMAILQDPDTYEVKPENAWKRLKLRNRSRKAVAVLMETAAWREREAQGRNVPRGRILKDDAIQELATQAPTSTEALANLRAVPRGFSQSRHAKSLLDAVQVGLNKPSGDVLMPEAPEQLPQGLGPTVELLKVLLKYKCEAHDVAQKLICNVADLERIAADDNANVSALRGWRREIFGNDALDLKHGRLCLAIEDQVIKPVRLEQKAAE
- a CDS encoding Ppx/GppA family phosphatase, with amino-acid sequence MPTALRLREVPDLSEGVGIIDIGSNSVRLVVYADHRRTPIPIFNEKVLCGLGRTVGTTGQLDPAGIDRALAALARFRGLTRALGIANVDAVATAAVREASNGDYFIERAEHLCGARISILSGQDEARYAAEGVLAGFPEADGIVGDLGGGSLELVDIANGRYGEGVTLPVGPLRLMDLSGNDISKARKLVTEAFSKMDWKPQKSVKNFYAVGGNWRNLARMHMHGEDYPLRILQAYSVRKSEAIEIARVVSGQSAKSLERVPDISRKRLETLPYAALVLEKTLETIGASKMVISAYGVREGLLYARLTADERKVDPLLSWSRGVGRRLGRFPEHGEELERFTAPLFKAGPLMTADKDERRLHQAACHLSDMAWRIHPDYRSQHVLTEILRAPMSGIDHPGRVYLSLAVANRYRSGLGTGDHDHVLALLNEDRTRRASAVGLALRLGHTISAGAPKLVTGFRLKPEPGMLTLLVPSAKRDLLGEVVAKRLSALARAMGVEADIQVSDV